One window of Bifidobacterium pseudocatenulatum DSM 20438 = JCM 1200 = LMG 10505 genomic DNA carries:
- a CDS encoding HAD-IIA family hydrolase → MLKSTNQPLSEAYSLALLDLDGVVYRGKNPVEHAAKNIRKAESLGMAVEYTTNNSSRLQAVVADQLKGFDLDVESWQVITSSVVAARMVARAVPEGSKVFVLGAQHLREEVAKQGLEVVDSAEAQPVAAIQGWYPDMSWNEMAQIAYAVEHGATYFVTNRDLTIPRELGIAPGCGSMIMAVINATGVEPVSSAGKPESAMYDEARILAAHDDGEPVDKEQCLAIGDRLDTDIEAGNRGGYDSLAVLTGVTDPRELMFAPAYLRPTYIAKDLRGLNEPAPEVVHDEGAWLCRDAKARVDGDRLYVTDITSVDGLRAACCAMWAAADSGRDVSGVIVPEFRIS, encoded by the coding sequence ATGCTGAAGTCCACGAATCAGCCGCTCAGCGAAGCATACTCGCTGGCACTGCTTGATCTTGACGGCGTGGTCTACCGTGGTAAGAACCCGGTGGAACATGCTGCCAAGAATATCCGCAAGGCCGAATCCTTGGGCATGGCGGTGGAATACACCACCAACAATTCGTCCCGACTTCAGGCCGTGGTGGCAGACCAGCTGAAGGGGTTCGATTTGGATGTCGAATCCTGGCAGGTCATCACCTCGTCGGTTGTCGCCGCGCGCATGGTGGCACGTGCCGTGCCTGAAGGTTCGAAGGTTTTCGTGCTTGGCGCCCAGCATCTGCGTGAGGAAGTGGCCAAGCAAGGTCTTGAAGTCGTCGATTCCGCAGAAGCGCAGCCGGTCGCCGCCATCCAAGGATGGTATCCCGACATGTCTTGGAACGAAATGGCCCAAATCGCCTATGCCGTTGAGCATGGCGCGACCTATTTCGTGACCAATCGTGATCTGACCATTCCTCGTGAGCTTGGCATCGCGCCGGGATGCGGTTCCATGATCATGGCGGTGATCAATGCCACCGGTGTGGAACCGGTTTCGTCCGCAGGCAAGCCGGAATCCGCCATGTATGACGAGGCGCGCATTCTCGCAGCCCATGATGATGGCGAGCCGGTGGACAAGGAACAGTGCCTCGCCATCGGCGACCGTCTCGACACCGATATCGAGGCGGGCAATCGGGGCGGGTACGATTCCCTTGCGGTGTTGACCGGCGTCACCGATCCGCGCGAACTCATGTTCGCTCCGGCGTATCTTCGCCCGACCTACATCGCCAAAGATCTGCGGGGCTTGAACGAGCCCGCTCCTGAAGTGGTGCATGATGAGGGCGCATGGCTGTGCCGCGATGCGAAGGCCCGCGTTGACGGCGACCGCCTGTATGTCACCGACATCACCAGCGTCGACGGGTTGCGTGCCGCATGCTGCGCCATGTGGGCCGCGGCCGACAGCGGGCGAGATGTGAGTGGCGTGATCGTTCCGGAATTCCGTATTTCCTAA
- a CDS encoding HAD family hydrolase produces MAGNQGKGAIFDLDGTLLDSMGVWDQVDIDFLSKRGIDVPDDYMTKVAAMQFRQIAEYTIARFSLTDTPEELMDEWDHMARVMYATVVEAKPYAREYLAQLKESGAKLAVATSLPPMLREPAMKHVGIFDYFDEVVSVDDAGDVGKDQPDVYLLAASRLGVEPGECTVFEDLLIGMRSAKSVGMKVWAMHDDSSDADWPAICGLADGVMFDFHDAPAVL; encoded by the coding sequence ATGGCAGGCAATCAAGGCAAGGGCGCCATTTTCGATCTTGACGGCACGCTGCTTGATTCCATGGGCGTTTGGGATCAGGTTGACATCGATTTTCTTTCAAAACGAGGCATTGACGTGCCGGACGATTACATGACGAAAGTCGCGGCCATGCAATTCCGCCAGATCGCCGAATATACGATTGCGCGTTTCAGCCTTACCGACACTCCCGAAGAGCTGATGGATGAGTGGGATCATATGGCCCGCGTCATGTATGCCACAGTGGTCGAAGCTAAACCGTATGCACGTGAATATCTCGCTCAATTGAAAGAGAGTGGAGCGAAACTTGCCGTTGCCACATCGCTGCCGCCGATGCTGAGAGAGCCGGCGATGAAGCATGTTGGCATTTTCGACTACTTCGATGAAGTGGTCAGTGTCGATGATGCCGGCGACGTCGGCAAAGACCAGCCGGACGTGTATCTGTTGGCTGCATCTCGCCTCGGAGTCGAGCCGGGGGAGTGCACCGTGTTCGAGGATTTGCTGATCGGCATGCGTTCCGCCAAGTCGGTTGGCATGAAGGTATGGGCCATGCACGACGATTCGTCCGATGCCGATTGGCCGGCTATTTGCGGTCTGGCGGATGGTGTCATGTTCGACTTCCATGACGCGCCTGCCGTATTGTAG
- a CDS encoding GntR family transcriptional regulator yields MKLIISSVSGEPIYEQIKNQIRSAIMSGELTAGEALPSLRKLAKELRVSVLTVTRAYNELADEGLVENVQGKGTFVMERGNELMKERARERIMDKLREVSIEAKAADISLLDLLGMFEKAYREQS; encoded by the coding sequence TTGAAGCTGATCATCTCATCCGTGTCCGGAGAACCGATTTACGAACAGATCAAGAACCAGATCAGGTCCGCGATCATGTCGGGTGAGCTTACAGCAGGCGAGGCGCTTCCCTCACTACGCAAGCTCGCCAAGGAACTGCGCGTCAGCGTGCTCACCGTGACCAGAGCGTATAACGAACTGGCCGACGAGGGGCTCGTGGAGAATGTGCAGGGCAAAGGCACATTCGTGATGGAACGAGGCAACGAACTCATGAAGGAACGTGCGCGTGAACGCATCATGGACAAGCTCCGTGAAGTTTCCATCGAGGCCAAAGCCGCCGACATTAGCCTACTTGATCTGCTTGGCATGTTCGAGAAAGCGTACAGGGAACAATCATGA
- the recN gene encoding DNA repair protein RecN yields MLEELEIHNLGPIRSALIAPAGGMTAITGETGAGKSMLLSAIRLISGGPSDGGRVSVGASEAWAQGVFEVASSPAAVAAAHEAGFEPEDGELFLSRKVPASGRSRSMLSGRSVPRSVLGSIAAELVTIHGQADQLRIASSARQREFLDRYAGDDVALVAYGKAWNALRAMDERLERLSSQESSMRQQADYLRESIERINRIDPQPGEMAELRARRDRIENAAEIAEGVNRALSALDASQVVDDVESSSATDLIDRASQALRAIHVDGVFSELADRLDSISTDLSDVVFTLSGEVDNDLGMEDLDAINGRIHELDELVRRWGPELSDVIAWRDQAVFDLEDLDASPEKVSQLQAEREKLFGEALKAARAVSKRRAAAAKELAAKVTAELESLAMSGSKLEIRVSEREHLDASGADGIDFLFTPFPGSPQMPMGKSASGGELSRLMLALELVAAEKHVVAGGSVPPMTFIFDEVDAGVGGKTAVELGARLAKLAQSAQVIVVTHLPQVASWADEQYVVAKGEMDDGSIATTINQVRGEARVHEIARMLSGSESEASLEHAEELLKSSVLD; encoded by the coding sequence ATGCTTGAAGAACTTGAGATTCATAATCTTGGGCCGATCCGTTCCGCGCTGATCGCGCCTGCCGGCGGTATGACGGCGATCACCGGTGAGACGGGTGCAGGCAAGTCGATGCTGCTCAGTGCGATTCGGCTGATTTCCGGCGGTCCTTCCGACGGTGGGCGCGTGTCGGTCGGAGCGAGCGAGGCGTGGGCGCAGGGCGTGTTCGAGGTCGCTTCGTCACCGGCCGCGGTCGCAGCCGCGCACGAGGCGGGTTTCGAACCTGAAGACGGAGAACTGTTCCTGTCTCGCAAGGTTCCTGCCTCCGGTCGTTCCCGCAGCATGCTGTCTGGTCGTAGTGTGCCTCGTTCCGTACTGGGGTCGATCGCAGCGGAGTTGGTGACGATTCATGGTCAGGCGGACCAGTTGCGTATCGCGTCTTCGGCGCGGCAACGTGAGTTTTTGGACCGCTATGCCGGCGATGATGTGGCGTTGGTCGCATACGGCAAGGCTTGGAATGCGCTTCGTGCCATGGATGAGCGGTTGGAGCGATTGTCGAGCCAGGAGTCGTCCATGCGCCAGCAGGCGGATTACCTGCGCGAGTCCATCGAACGAATCAACCGCATCGATCCGCAGCCGGGGGAGATGGCCGAGTTGCGTGCCCGGCGTGATCGCATTGAGAACGCGGCCGAGATCGCCGAAGGGGTGAACCGTGCGTTGAGCGCGTTGGATGCTTCGCAGGTTGTTGACGATGTTGAATCATCCAGCGCCACCGATCTGATTGATCGCGCGTCGCAAGCGCTTCGCGCCATTCATGTGGACGGCGTGTTTTCGGAACTGGCCGATCGGCTTGATTCCATCAGCACTGATTTGTCTGATGTGGTGTTCACCTTGTCGGGCGAAGTCGACAATGATCTCGGCATGGAAGACTTGGACGCCATCAACGGGCGGATCCATGAGCTTGACGAATTGGTTCGTCGTTGGGGCCCGGAATTGTCGGACGTGATCGCGTGGCGAGATCAAGCGGTGTTCGACTTGGAGGATCTGGACGCGTCTCCGGAAAAAGTTAGTCAATTGCAGGCGGAACGTGAAAAACTGTTCGGTGAGGCGTTGAAGGCGGCGCGTGCGGTAAGCAAAAGACGTGCCGCCGCCGCGAAGGAACTTGCCGCCAAAGTCACTGCGGAACTCGAATCTCTTGCCATGAGCGGATCGAAACTAGAGATCCGTGTATCGGAACGTGAACATTTGGACGCTTCCGGCGCTGACGGCATCGATTTTCTGTTCACGCCGTTCCCGGGTTCGCCGCAAATGCCGATGGGCAAAAGCGCGTCCGGCGGCGAGCTGAGCCGGCTCATGCTCGCGCTTGAACTCGTTGCGGCGGAAAAACATGTGGTGGCGGGCGGTTCCGTACCTCCCATGACGTTCATTTTCGACGAGGTCGACGCAGGCGTCGGTGGCAAAACCGCGGTGGAGCTTGGCGCGCGATTGGCGAAACTCGCTCAATCCGCGCAGGTCATTGTCGTCACCCATCTGCCACAGGTCGCATCCTGGGCGGACGAACAGTACGTGGTCGCCAAAGGTGAAATGGATGACGGATCAATCGCCACCACCATCAATCAAGTGCGTGGGGAGGCGCGTGTGCACGAAATCGCCCGTATGCTCTCCGGCAGTGAAAGCGAAGCGTCGCTGGAACATGCCGAAGAACTGCTCAAATCATCGGTTCTCGATTAA
- a CDS encoding NAD kinase, with product MFGTRHAVVVTHSRLRESGTVVEEAVGQLTQAGFEVSIIDNIEAPDFGKQPPVVSERTEIVVVLGGDGTILRAAELVHCTSVPILGVNLGHVGFLAEFESFQMSEAIRRVAEHDYSIDERMIAHVDVWLPGASEPIEDWALNDITLERADRGKMVELSIRVDDVEMSSFGCDGVIVSTPTGSTAYAFSAGGPIMWPNVKALQLVPLAAHALFARPLIIGSGSTFAIDILEDSTSDGWICCDGRRQCALPRGTRVEVRESKSTLRLARLSGVPFTNRLVTKFDLPVVGWREQARKTGGVHHGHVFPEDKETNE from the coding sequence ATGTTCGGTACCCGTCATGCGGTGGTGGTGACGCATAGTCGTCTGAGGGAGAGTGGCACGGTGGTTGAGGAGGCTGTCGGGCAGCTGACCCAGGCCGGTTTCGAAGTGTCGATCATTGACAATATCGAGGCGCCGGATTTCGGCAAGCAGCCGCCGGTGGTTTCCGAACGCACTGAGATCGTGGTGGTGCTCGGCGGGGATGGCACCATTCTTCGAGCGGCTGAACTGGTGCACTGCACCAGTGTGCCGATTCTTGGCGTGAACTTGGGACATGTCGGCTTTTTGGCGGAGTTTGAAAGCTTCCAGATGAGTGAGGCGATCCGCAGGGTTGCCGAGCATGATTATTCCATTGACGAACGCATGATTGCGCATGTCGATGTGTGGCTGCCGGGAGCAAGCGAGCCGATTGAGGATTGGGCGTTGAATGACATCACGTTGGAGCGTGCAGACCGTGGCAAAATGGTCGAACTGTCGATTCGTGTGGATGATGTGGAAATGAGCTCCTTCGGCTGCGATGGCGTGATCGTGTCGACTCCGACCGGCTCAACCGCATACGCGTTCTCCGCCGGAGGACCGATCATGTGGCCGAACGTGAAGGCGTTGCAGTTGGTGCCGTTGGCCGCCCACGCCCTGTTCGCTCGCCCATTGATTATTGGCTCCGGTTCCACATTCGCCATTGATATCCTTGAGGATTCCACGTCGGATGGTTGGATCTGCTGCGATGGCCGTCGCCAATGCGCGTTGCCGCGGGGCACTAGGGTTGAGGTGCGCGAATCGAAGAGCACATTGCGCCTGGCCCGTCTTTCCGGCGTGCCGTTCACGAATCGTCTGGTCACGAAATTCGATCTTCCTGTTGTCGGTTGGCGCGAGCAGGCGCGTAAAACCGGGGGAGTGCATCATGGGCATGTGTTTCCGGAAGATAAAGAAACGAACGAGTAA
- a CDS encoding ABC transporter ATP-binding protein, translated as MNDSSLPQGTRPTLALSVTGLTKHYDSGFTLDDVTFDLPSGYIMGLVGPNGAGKSTLIKLILNMTARDAGRIEVLGLDAMADEERAKEQLGVVLDSSYFIEYMTVDAVERTSSPMYPLWDHNLFDAYLRRFGLGRNKKIKDLSRGMQMKLMLAVALSHDAKLLILDEPTSGLDVLSRDELMDILSDYVADGGHSVIFSTHITADLERCADFLAYITNGMLYYSGPKDEFEDAFRLVKGGPDELTDGLQRAMVGIRTYATGFDALVRTQDIPHIGGTDGLLTQHASIEDVIRLTNAAAHTAIGNTNKGDVR; from the coding sequence ATGAACGATTCCTCACTCCCCCAAGGAACGCGGCCAACCTTGGCCTTGAGCGTAACCGGATTGACGAAGCATTATGATTCCGGCTTCACATTGGATGACGTGACCTTCGACCTGCCGTCCGGCTACATCATGGGTCTGGTCGGTCCGAACGGAGCCGGCAAATCCACGTTGATCAAACTGATCCTCAATATGACCGCGCGAGACGCGGGACGAATCGAAGTGCTCGGCCTTGACGCGATGGCCGATGAGGAGCGGGCCAAAGAGCAGCTGGGCGTAGTGCTCGACAGCAGCTATTTCATCGAATACATGACGGTCGACGCGGTGGAACGGACAAGCAGCCCAATGTACCCGCTGTGGGACCACAATCTGTTCGACGCATATCTCAGACGGTTCGGACTCGGACGGAACAAGAAGATCAAGGATCTGTCGCGCGGCATGCAGATGAAGCTCATGCTCGCCGTGGCGTTGAGCCACGATGCGAAACTGCTGATTCTCGACGAGCCGACCAGCGGTCTGGACGTACTGTCCCGCGACGAGCTCATGGACATCCTGTCCGATTATGTTGCGGATGGCGGACACAGCGTAATCTTCTCCACGCATATCACCGCCGATTTGGAGCGTTGCGCGGATTTCCTCGCGTATATAACGAACGGCATGCTGTATTACAGCGGGCCGAAAGACGAGTTCGAAGACGCGTTCCGCCTGGTCAAGGGCGGTCCGGATGAGCTTACGGATGGTCTACAGCGGGCAATGGTCGGCATCCGCACATACGCAACCGGCTTCGACGCGTTGGTCCGCACGCAGGACATCCCACACATCGGCGGCACCGACGGTCTCCTGACACAGCATGCTTCGATTGAGGATGTGATCAGACTGACCAACGCCGCGGCACATACGGCAATCGGCAATACCAACAAAGGAGACGTACGATGA
- a CDS encoding TlyA family RNA methyltransferase gives MRNSDSTQVVRLDVALLERGLTDSRSKAQRLIADGKVSVNGVTVTKASAKVGGDDVIAADRGDGYVSRGAYKLVGAFERFADVGLRSAQGLRCLDIGASTGGFCDVLLRNDAAQVIALDVGHGQLDPKIAHDDRIIEMSGVNIRDVYAEDLPYRPEMIVSDVSFISLTYVIPVIARIAAPQAQIVLLVKPQFEVGKGNLGKNGIVESQELREQALSSVVACAERNGLDVRATTVSPIEGTHGNIEYLLYAVMQ, from the coding sequence TTGCGAAACAGTGATTCCACTCAGGTTGTTCGTCTTGACGTTGCGTTGTTGGAACGTGGTCTGACCGACAGTCGTTCCAAGGCGCAACGTCTGATCGCGGATGGCAAAGTCAGTGTGAACGGTGTCACCGTCACCAAAGCATCGGCGAAAGTCGGTGGTGATGACGTCATCGCCGCCGATAGGGGAGACGGCTACGTTTCCCGTGGCGCATACAAGCTTGTCGGCGCGTTCGAACGGTTCGCCGACGTCGGATTGCGTTCCGCGCAAGGATTACGTTGCTTGGATATCGGCGCGTCCACCGGCGGTTTCTGCGACGTGCTATTGCGCAATGATGCCGCGCAGGTCATCGCTTTGGATGTCGGCCATGGGCAATTGGATCCGAAAATCGCGCATGACGACCGTATTATCGAAATGAGCGGCGTCAATATTCGCGACGTGTATGCGGAGGATTTGCCGTATCGTCCGGAAATGATTGTTTCCGACGTATCGTTTATTTCGCTGACATATGTGATTCCGGTGATCGCAAGAATCGCCGCACCGCAGGCGCAGATCGTGCTGCTGGTCAAACCGCAGTTCGAGGTCGGCAAAGGCAACCTTGGGAAAAACGGGATTGTCGAAAGCCAGGAATTACGCGAACAGGCGCTGTCCTCCGTCGTGGCATGCGCGGAACGCAACGGGCTTGACGTGCGCGCCACAACAGTATCTCCCATTGAAGGCACGCATGGCAATATCGAATATCTGCTGTACGCGGTCATGCAGTGA
- a CDS encoding ABC-2 transporter permease, whose product MNTTANADAMTAILRQISLDWNRTISYGRSYIAIFFAYVPGFTCLMAATGSTLDSVAGAAIGGAASGFLMLNITLFSYEQMNNHHWMNGIVPINRNHQILGRFAFLIACDLVAGLEVAASIACAGTIMHEPVKVTDAIDFAAMTVLTLVLLNAIVQPFLYRFSPYRAMAAIILSIGVIVGTVIGLRKALPEFEKTVEQLAEAISRHQAIALATFLIIDVLALVFSSKISLHIYGSKDI is encoded by the coding sequence ATGAACACGACAGCGAACGCGGACGCCATGACCGCCATCCTTAGGCAGATTTCCTTGGACTGGAACCGCACCATCAGCTACGGGCGGTCGTACATAGCCATCTTCTTCGCGTACGTTCCAGGCTTCACATGCCTGATGGCGGCCACAGGGTCCACTCTCGACAGCGTTGCGGGAGCCGCCATCGGCGGGGCGGCCTCCGGCTTCCTGATGCTTAATATCACCCTGTTCTCCTATGAACAAATGAACAACCATCATTGGATGAACGGCATCGTGCCCATCAACCGCAACCACCAGATCCTCGGACGATTCGCATTCCTTATCGCCTGCGATCTGGTGGCGGGATTGGAAGTGGCCGCCAGCATCGCCTGCGCCGGCACCATCATGCACGAGCCAGTTAAAGTGACGGATGCGATCGACTTCGCCGCGATGACCGTGCTGACCCTCGTGCTGCTCAACGCCATCGTGCAGCCGTTCCTGTACCGGTTCTCCCCTTATCGCGCCATGGCCGCCATTATTCTGAGCATCGGCGTGATCGTGGGCACGGTCATCGGACTGCGCAAGGCATTGCCGGAATTCGAAAAGACCGTCGAACAGCTGGCCGAAGCGATCAGCCGGCACCAAGCCATTGCATTAGCGACATTCTTGATCATCGACGTACTCGCCTTGGTGTTCTCCAGCAAGATATCGCTGCATATTTACGGTAGCAAGGACATCTGA
- a CDS encoding potassium channel family protein, which produces MANNTRSVLVVGLGRFGSSVATTLDMMGQDVLAVDKDGELVNRWSSQIPTVQADMTDVMALEQINASDFDTAVVAIGDSVEASVITAGNLLDAGISDIWAKSVSKEHARILQRIGARHIINAETDAGKRVGHLVSGNYLDYIELEGAYNVVKIHTPAHVVGYTIEDARVHERFGITVVGIKSPGKEFEYGSKELIMHRNDELIIMGKQNQIDRFLRS; this is translated from the coding sequence ATGGCCAACAACACCAGAAGCGTTCTCGTAGTTGGTTTGGGGCGTTTTGGCAGCTCTGTGGCCACCACGCTCGACATGATGGGCCAGGATGTGCTCGCCGTCGACAAAGACGGCGAACTGGTGAACCGTTGGTCTTCGCAGATTCCCACCGTGCAGGCCGACATGACCGATGTGATGGCGTTGGAGCAGATCAACGCATCCGATTTCGACACGGCCGTCGTGGCTATCGGCGACAGCGTCGAAGCTTCCGTCATTACCGCCGGTAATCTGCTCGACGCCGGCATCTCCGACATTTGGGCCAAGTCCGTGTCGAAGGAACACGCCCGCATTCTGCAACGCATCGGCGCACGCCACATCATCAACGCGGAAACCGACGCCGGCAAACGCGTCGGACATCTTGTGTCCGGCAACTATCTTGACTACATCGAGCTTGAAGGCGCATACAACGTCGTCAAAATCCATACCCCCGCGCATGTGGTCGGCTACACCATCGAAGACGCTCGCGTGCATGAACGCTTCGGCATTACCGTGGTCGGCATCAAATCGCCGGGCAAGGAATTCGAATACGGTTCGAAAGAGCTCATCATGCACCGCAACGACGAACTCATCATCATGGGCAAGCAGAATCAAATCGACCGGTTCCTACGCAGCTGA
- a CDS encoding potassium transporter TrkG, whose product MSNLVFDESSSNREASHGYAWWFSGDTFEKAMAEDRKPRKRGLTRRLVNHPGRLTIFYFLTLAALSTTLLMTPIATPKDETTTFTTAFFTAVSAISTCGISIVNSTTHWTTFGQGVLIFAVQMGGLGVMTFASLIALAVNHHLKATQRMLTANELGTTKLGEIKGVLTVVITTAFVIEGITFVALFPGLYKVNHGNVRHTLWESLFFAVMAYNNAGFTPDGAGLHVNNWAVGLPILASAFCGTLGFPVLLNLMRSWRMRRPPKRWSLHTKLTLTTTFCIVIASFTWFLLMEWNNKLLFAGNGIEPRLWHAMVAAVMPRSSGFDLSWMPGVSDATKVFLSIVMFIGGGSTSTAGGIRVTTFAVTLLTCRAAFTGRHDINAFHRRIHTQAVMTAVAVSTACLMLVTVVSMALMIITGCSLCDALFDTCSAFGLGGYSVGVASESSPTVLYILAATMFIGRLGPLTIAYAISRPHNLEAVRYPTEQIVVG is encoded by the coding sequence ATGTCAAACCTCGTCTTTGACGAGTCCTCCTCCAATCGTGAGGCCTCACATGGCTACGCATGGTGGTTCTCGGGAGATACTTTCGAGAAGGCCATGGCGGAAGACCGCAAGCCACGCAAGCGCGGCCTCACGCGCCGACTCGTCAACCATCCAGGCCGTCTGACCATCTTCTACTTTCTGACGCTCGCGGCGTTGTCCACTACGTTGCTGATGACGCCCATTGCCACGCCGAAAGACGAAACCACCACGTTCACCACCGCGTTCTTCACCGCAGTATCCGCCATTTCCACATGCGGAATCTCCATCGTCAACTCCACCACGCATTGGACCACCTTCGGCCAAGGCGTGCTCATCTTCGCCGTGCAGATGGGTGGCCTTGGCGTCATGACGTTCGCCTCCTTGATCGCATTGGCCGTGAACCACCATCTCAAGGCCACGCAGCGCATGCTGACCGCCAACGAACTCGGCACTACGAAGCTCGGTGAAATCAAAGGCGTGCTCACCGTAGTCATCACCACCGCATTCGTCATCGAAGGCATCACATTCGTCGCATTGTTCCCCGGCCTCTACAAGGTCAACCACGGTAATGTGCGCCACACATTGTGGGAATCGTTGTTCTTCGCGGTCATGGCGTACAACAACGCCGGCTTCACCCCCGACGGCGCCGGTCTGCATGTCAACAACTGGGCGGTCGGCCTGCCGATCCTAGCCAGTGCTTTCTGCGGAACCCTTGGCTTCCCGGTATTGCTGAACCTGATGCGTTCCTGGCGTATGCGTCGTCCTCCGAAGCGTTGGAGCCTGCACACCAAGCTCACACTGACCACCACGTTCTGCATTGTGATCGCCTCGTTCACGTGGTTCCTGCTGATGGAATGGAACAACAAGCTGCTGTTCGCCGGAAACGGCATCGAGCCGCGCCTCTGGCACGCCATGGTCGCGGCCGTCATGCCACGAAGCTCCGGATTTGACCTGTCGTGGATGCCAGGCGTCAGCGACGCAACCAAAGTGTTCCTGTCCATCGTCATGTTCATCGGCGGTGGCAGCACCTCGACCGCAGGCGGCATCCGCGTCACCACGTTCGCGGTGACCCTGCTGACCTGTCGTGCCGCATTCACCGGACGCCACGACATCAACGCATTCCACCGCCGCATCCACACGCAGGCGGTTATGACCGCCGTGGCCGTAAGCACGGCATGTCTCATGCTGGTCACCGTGGTGTCGATGGCGCTGATGATCATCACCGGCTGCTCGCTGTGCGACGCACTGTTCGATACCTGCTCCGCGTTCGGACTGGGTGGCTACTCGGTGGGCGTAGCCAGTGAAAGCAGCCCCACGGTGCTATACATTCTCGCCGCAACCATGTTCATCGGGCGGCTCGGACCGCTCACCATCGCCTACGCGATTTCGCGTCCACACAATCTCGAGGCCGTCCGCTACCCCACCGAGCAGATCGTGGTCGGCTGA